In Apostichopus japonicus isolate 1M-3 chromosome 3, ASM3797524v1, whole genome shotgun sequence, a single genomic region encodes these proteins:
- the LOC139963816 gene encoding uncharacterized protein: MSAPWVILLLAFSISIGETEASHFRGGLITWRPVDPIPSSNQSNIPQIEISYRMSWRRSAGSHHYCTDEHIAGGNLLDGEGSLDCNCYGLNQQLSYVCTDFSESEDWTSGVSSGFYQPNIPHFQVWFSGCCWISLMNYAGGDWFLMAAIDLSVRNDTGRINSSPTTTTLPILRYHRECHNTITIPVADPDGDDVRCFWATNCGTGCFQLPGAVLDNETCVITWDTTWTSVGLYGVSIEIMDFATPTSTQPLSYIPLQFLVDVFSSSVSCLDQPVFIPPTRVPASCVGIPENGTYHEPIIARTSSANVSITEITTISPSGMIKSELLPYPDGLPTDYYINTTWNPITIGEEEIMCFNAETNLGSVGAQTCITLITGNPPPEIITIRPGNGEHTPLEDLQVLVRYDQAVARPSRSTMISLHTHTGSNVYQVDSQNYQQVFFPGDNTLQFVVPAQFLSEMTSYYILMESGAARTTTYCGIESTAIDDPNQLTFFVTQVPTTTASPNVTNKTATVTTTPNDDDDFGDEIVLRCGPTSFQIDIPRKLVEDSFETTGLYLLGGDGNPGCMSFDNHQYISLNSSLTGCGNQYTDNSTHSFYSNTVVNHDNNTNMIVEYLSLQIPFTCEYDRSKKLLSHFVTISEYIMKREKGSFVYDFAMYTDISYTVRYNTYPVEAHLGTNLFFRAELLRAADNLEIHLRSCRATPSPNYEDDLVYEFIRDGCGANNAAVRVLTPQTPKQADFEISSFRFRRDIGNEYSQVWVHCEVIVCDVNDTYSECRRGCEESRYRRSIHQYDQKVERLVRGPILLEGIDDRSETLKASGADGTPHNFSAVFTTSLSIVVVAMVISLMMISVAYYRVMRRLNHHSYEALPNNAGVNH, encoded by the exons ATGTCTGCTCCTTGGGTCATCCTGTTACTTGCGTTTTCAATTTCGATCGGTGAGACAGAGGCATCTCATTTTAGAGGAGGTCTCATTACCTGGCGACCTGTCGACCCTATACCTAGTAGTAATCAAAGCAACATTCCACAG ATTGAAATATCTTACCGAATGTCATGGCGACGGAGTGCAGGCAGTCATCATTATTGTACGGATGAACACATTGCTGGAGGCAATCTGCTTGATGGAGAAGGATCATTGGATTGCAATTGCTATGGACTGAATCAACAGCTCTCCTATGTTTGCACGGATTTTAGTGAGTCGGAAGACTGGACCAGTGGGGTTAGCTCTGGCTTTTATCAACCAAATATTCCCCATTTCCAAGTTTG GTTTTCTGGATGCTGTTGGATAAGTTTAATGAACTACGCAGGTGGGGATTGGTTTTTAATGGCGGCGATTGACTTGAGTGTTCGTAATGACACCGGTCGTATTAACTCATCACCGACAACTACAACACTGCCTATTCTACGGTATCACCGAGAATGTCACAACACCATTACTATACCTG TGGCTGATCCGGATGGTGACGACGTCAGGTGTTTCTGGGCAACTAATTGTGGTACTGGTTGCTTTCAACTACCTGGAGCTGTGCTTGATAAT GAAACATGTGTTATCACATGGGATACGACTTGGACATCGGTTGGGCTTTACGGCGTTTCTATAGAAATCATGGATTTTGCGACACCAACTTCAACACAACCTCTCAGTTATATACCACTGCAATTCCTTGTGGATGTGTTCAGCAGTTCAGTCTCTTGCTTAGATCAACCTGTCTTTATTCCTCCAACACGGGTCCCGGCTTCTTGTGTAGGTATTCCAGAGAACGGCACCTACCATGAACCGATCATCGCTAGGACCAGTTCCGCGAATGTCAG CATTACTGAAATAACAACAATATCACCGTCTGGAATGATCAAATCTGAACTCTTACCTTACCCTGACGGCCTGCCTACGGattactatataaatactacTTGGAACCCAATCACAATTGGAGAAGAAGAAATCATGTGCTTTAATGCGGAGACAAACCTTGG ATCCGTCGGTGCACAGACATGTATAACCCTCATTACTGGAA ACCCCCCTCCAGAGATAATTACTATTCGACCAGGCAACGGGGAGCATACGCCACTAGAAGACTTACAAGTACTCGTACGCTATGACCAGGCG GTTGCTCGACCATCCAGATCTACTATGATATCTCTTCACACCCACACAGGAAGTAACGTCTATCAGGTTGACTCTCAAAATTATCAACAAGTCTTTTTTCCTGGTGACAATACCCTTCAATTTGTCGTTCCTGCTCAGTTTCTGAGTGAGATGACGTCATACTACATCTTAATGGAGTCGGGAGCTGCTAGAACCACGACCTACTGTGGAATCGAGTCTACTGCCATCGATGACCCAAATCAATTGACGTTTTTTGTCACTCAGG TTCCAACTACAACTGCCAGTCCAAACGTCACTAATAAAACTGCTACCGTGACAACTACGCCGAATGACGATGATGATTTTGGTGACGAAATTGTCCTCCGCTGTGGCCCAACATCTTTCCAGATTGACATCCCACGAAAGCTGGTTGAAGATTCGTTTGAGACTACCGGGCTTTATCTCCTGGGAGGTGATGGCAATCCAGGCTGCATGAGCTTTGACAATCATCAGTACATCAGTCTTAACAGCTCACTAACCGGCTGTGGTAACCAATACACG GACAACTCAACACACAGTTTTTACTCTAATACTGTCGTAAATCATGACAACAATACCAACATGATCGTGGAATACCTAAGCTTGCAGATTCCGTTTACCTGTGAGTACGACCGATCCAAGAAACTCCTTTCACACTTTGTGACTATCAGCGAGTACATCATGAAACGTGAGAAAGGAAGCTTTGTCTACGACTTCGCTATGTATACGGATATTTCGTACACTGTTAGATACAACACGTATCCCGTAGAGGCACATCTTGGTACAAACTTATTCTTTCGAGCGGAGTTACTTCGAGCCGCTGATAATTTAGAAATCCACCTGCGTAGCTGTCGTGCGACGCCCTCTCCTAACTACGAAGATGATCTCGTTTACGAATTTATTAGAGACGG ATGCGGTGCTAATAACGCCGCGGTGAGAGTGCTAACACCACAAACTCCAAAACAGGCGGATTTTGAAATCTCAAGCTTTAGATTTAGACGAGACATtggaaatgaatattcacaG GTTTGGGTTCACTGCGAGGTTATTGTCTGTGACGTAAATGATACATATTCAGAGTGCCGTCGAGGCTGCGAAGAGAGCCGTTATCGTCGATCGATTCATCAATATGATCAGAAAGTTGAACGACTTGTAAGAGGGCCGATTTTACTCGAAGGAATTGACGACAGATCCGAGACTC TGAAGGCGAGCGGAGCTGATGGAACACCTCACAATTTTTCAGCGGTTTTCACTACTTCCCTCTCCATCGTGGTCGTTGCAATGGTTATCAGTTTGATGATGATTAGCGTGGCATACTATCGTGTCATGCGCAGATTAAATCATCATAGCTACGAGGCGCTGCCAAACAATGCAGGCGTAAACCACTAA